Proteins encoded together in one Triticum dicoccoides isolate Atlit2015 ecotype Zavitan chromosome 7B, WEW_v2.0, whole genome shotgun sequence window:
- the LOC119338215 gene encoding uncharacterized protein LOC119338215, producing the protein MKARQLVNVVMRRYGMGSSLYAVSRIKPEEQLFYPSTKEAQASSTGEMETISISRMPAPSLRLELSVSKEDKRLDFLPFYERGSGGHSKILCVDAEGRTVLYDTDAGLLHSMPCLGTPKGPNPVSFSILDREPRDPGRADALYVMGRCCDYFDFEALMYCDPSSGRKGWRWHQLPPPPVPRAAASAVGCHALIHDEGDPILVVSSAKTSGVGTHCFNTSTNRWFKAGRWTLPFVGRAERVSELDNLWFGIGGGWPYDLCAMDLYSLRAAGAEAPGLAYSWGDLSLPDDWVMMDCSMVYLGGGKFCVAKIFEFRVGVDRLGMGAVISGLEVVRRGEPSKLVMVKHKSKFYKFTRDEIECIL; encoded by the coding sequence ATGAAGGCACGGCAGTTGGTGAACGTGGTGATGCGGAGGTACGGCATGGGCAGCAGCCTCTATGCGGTGAGCCGCATCAAGCCCGAGGAGCAGCTCTTCTACCCATCTACCAAGGAGGCGCAAGCATCCAGCACGGGGGAGATggagaccatctccatctccaggaTGCCCGCGCCCAGCCTGAGGCTGGAGCTCTCCGTCTCCAAGGAGGACAAGAGGCTGGATTTCCTGCCTTTCTACGAGCGCGGCAGCGGCGGGCACAGCAAGATCCTCTGCGTCGACGCCGAGGGCCGCACCGTCCTGTACGACACCGACGCCGGCCTCCTCCACTCGATGCCCTGCCTCGGCACCCCCAAGGGGCCCAACCCTGTCTCCTTCTCCATCCTGGACAGGGAGCCCCGGGATCCCGGGCGGGCGGACGCCTTGTACGTCATGGGCAGGTGCTGCGACTACTTTGACTTCGAGGCCCTCATGTATTGCGACCCCTCCAGCGGCAGGAAAGGCTGGCGGTGGCATCAGCTCCCGCCGCCGCCTgtgcctcgcgccgccgcctccgccgtcgggTGCCACGCGCTCATCCACGACGAAGGCGACCCCATCCTCGTCGTCTCGTCCGCCAAGACGAGCGGCGTTGGCACCCACTGCTTCAACACGTCCACCAATAGGTGGTTCAAGGCTGGACGCTGGACGCTGCCGTTCGTCGGCCGCGCCGAGCGTGTTAGCGAGCTCGACAACCTCTGGTTTGGCATCGGCGGCGGCTGGCCCTACGACCTGTGCGCGATGGACCTctactccctccgcgccgccggcgcCGAGGCTCCGGGGCTGGCGTACAGCTGGGGAGACCTTAGCCTGCCGGACGACTGGGTGATGATGGACTGCAGCATGGTGTACCTGGGCGGCGGCAAGTTCTGCGTCGCGAAAATCTTTGAGTTCCGCGTCGGCGTTGACCGATTGGGGATGGGTGCTGTCATCTCTGGCTTGGAGGTGGTGCGCCGCGGCGAGCCATCCAAACTCGTGATGGTCAAGCACAAGTCCAAGTTCTACAAGTTTACCAGGGATGAGATCGAGTGTATCCTCTAG